In the genome of Magnolia sinica isolate HGM2019 chromosome 2, MsV1, whole genome shotgun sequence, one region contains:
- the LOC131236036 gene encoding origin of replication complex subunit 2 isoform X1: MEASDGDEEEFGFSRNYFLAKELGGSGKKSTCKLSDINLVDEQELRAAASRIIPKHEKEMASLLNKYKSLYPKWLFELRCGFGLLMYGFGSKKVLLEDFASTALTDFSVVVINGYLQSINLKHAAITIAELLWDQLKNKRRTPIKTQQPFSSQSMEDILAFLDGPLAKENNCFVCVVVHNIDGPGLRDSEAQQYLARIACCSQVYMVASIDHVNAPLLWDKKMVHTQFNWCWYHVPTFAPYKVEGLFFPLILANSGSTQNAKSAAIVLQSLTPNAQSVFRVLAEYQLGHPDEEGLPTNSLYTKCRERFLVSSQVTLNSHLTEFKDHELVKTRRNADGQDCFYIPLTSEALEKLLQEIG; encoded by the exons ATGGAAGCGAGCGACGGAGATGAAGAAGAGTTTGGATTCTCCAGGAACTACTTTCTCGCCAAAGAATTGGGCGGATCCGGAAAGAAATCCACCTGCAAGCTCTCCGACATCAATCTTGTCGACGAACAG GAGCTGAGAGCAGCAGCATCTCGAATCATacccaaacatgaaaaagagatgGCATCTTTGCTGAACAAATACAAAAGCTTATACCCCAAATGGCTTTTTGAGCTTAG GTGTGGCTTTGGCCTCTTAATGTATGGATTTGGGTCTAAGAAGGTCTTGCTTGAAGATTTTGCTTCAACTGCATTAACCGATTTCAGTGTGGTTGTCATCAATGGCTATCTTCAGTCAATCAATCTAAAACAT GCCGCAATTACCATTGCTGAACTTCTATGGGATCAATTAAAGAACAAACGAAGGACCCCCATCAAAACCCAGCAACCTTTTAGTTCACAATCAATGGAAGATATTCTTGCTTTCCTGGATGGACCACTTGCAAAGGAAAACAATTGCTTCGTCTGTGTTGTTGTGCACAACATTGATGGACCTGGTCTGCGAGATTCTGAAGCGCAACAGTATCTTGCACGAATTGCATGTTGTTCCCAAGTTTATATGGTGGCATCCATCGACCATGTCAATGCACCCCTAT TATGGGACAAGAAAATGGTCCACACGCAGTTCAACTGGTGCTGGTACCATGTCCCGACCTTTGCACCATACAAGGTGGAAGGACTCTTCTTTCCTTTAATCCTCGCAAACAGCGGCTCCACACAAAATGCAAAATCAGCTGCCATTGTCCTGCAGAGTTTGACCCCAAATGCACAAAGTGTGTTCAGGGTCCTTGCAGAATACCAGCTGGGCCATCCTGATGAAGAAG GGCTGCCCACCAATAGCTTGTATACGAAGTGCCGGGAGCGCTTTCTAGTTAGCAGTCAAGTTACACTGAATTCCCATTTGACAGAGTTCAAAGATCATGAATTGGTTAAGACCCGTAGGAATGCAGATGGCCAGGATTGTTTCTACATACCGCTCACATCTGAAGCACTAGAAAAGCTGCTACAAGAGATTGGCTGA
- the LOC131236036 gene encoding origin of replication complex subunit 2 isoform X2, protein MKKSLDSPGTTFSPKNWADPERNPPASSPTSILSTNRCGFGLLMYGFGSKKVLLEDFASTALTDFSVVVINGYLQSINLKHAAITIAELLWDQLKNKRRTPIKTQQPFSSQSMEDILAFLDGPLAKENNCFVCVVVHNIDGPGLRDSEAQQYLARIACCSQVYMVASIDHVNAPLLWDKKMVHTQFNWCWYHVPTFAPYKVEGLFFPLILANSGSTQNAKSAAIVLQSLTPNAQSVFRVLAEYQLGHPDEEGLPTNSLYTKCRERFLVSSQVTLNSHLTEFKDHELVKTRRNADGQDCFYIPLTSEALEKLLQEIG, encoded by the exons ATGAAGAAGAGTTTGGATTCTCCAGGAACTACTTTCTCGCCAAAGAATTGGGCGGATCCGGAAAGAAATCCACCTGCAAGCTCTCCGACATCAATCTTGTCGACGAACAG GTGTGGCTTTGGCCTCTTAATGTATGGATTTGGGTCTAAGAAGGTCTTGCTTGAAGATTTTGCTTCAACTGCATTAACCGATTTCAGTGTGGTTGTCATCAATGGCTATCTTCAGTCAATCAATCTAAAACAT GCCGCAATTACCATTGCTGAACTTCTATGGGATCAATTAAAGAACAAACGAAGGACCCCCATCAAAACCCAGCAACCTTTTAGTTCACAATCAATGGAAGATATTCTTGCTTTCCTGGATGGACCACTTGCAAAGGAAAACAATTGCTTCGTCTGTGTTGTTGTGCACAACATTGATGGACCTGGTCTGCGAGATTCTGAAGCGCAACAGTATCTTGCACGAATTGCATGTTGTTCCCAAGTTTATATGGTGGCATCCATCGACCATGTCAATGCACCCCTAT TATGGGACAAGAAAATGGTCCACACGCAGTTCAACTGGTGCTGGTACCATGTCCCGACCTTTGCACCATACAAGGTGGAAGGACTCTTCTTTCCTTTAATCCTCGCAAACAGCGGCTCCACACAAAATGCAAAATCAGCTGCCATTGTCCTGCAGAGTTTGACCCCAAATGCACAAAGTGTGTTCAGGGTCCTTGCAGAATACCAGCTGGGCCATCCTGATGAAGAAG GGCTGCCCACCAATAGCTTGTATACGAAGTGCCGGGAGCGCTTTCTAGTTAGCAGTCAAGTTACACTGAATTCCCATTTGACAGAGTTCAAAGATCATGAATTGGTTAAGACCCGTAGGAATGCAGATGGCCAGGATTGTTTCTACATACCGCTCACATCTGAAGCACTAGAAAAGCTGCTACAAGAGATTGGCTGA
- the LOC131236049 gene encoding uncharacterized protein LOC131236049 → MGRYYWGRKEGEGKVEGIVVVFAGLSTREKHLKPYVQLYASAGWNSLVCLTEFLYLFFPDKATTLALVIVGELLKEVRVRPIPIVFAAFSGGPKSCMYKVLQIIEGKCEGQPYLDEYRLIRDCLSGHIYDSSPVDFTSDFGTNFAIHPRVLKMSQPPRVLSWIARGFASGMDFLFLSRFEEQRAEYWQTLYSSVNTGPFLILCSEDDDLTPYQLVCNFAQRLQDLGGDVKLVKWNSSPHVGHYKHHPVDYKAAVTELLEKAALIYSQRMLQLNRERTSLEGAGNKISESVRNLREAAVSSNESLQRVAVGPSNHFLPSSVEYHESKNMGSMQDEQKERLIHLQTPPSISAHSVLGKILFDVCVPKNIEDWDIRPAGSLNGQIFSSSHRHRHSGLFNPIKCIRRSRL, encoded by the exons ATGGGTAGGTATTATTggggaagaaaggaaggagaagggAAGGTGGAAGGAATCGTGGTGGTGTTCGCGGGGCTGTCGACTCGGGAGAAGCATTTGAAGCCTTACGTGCAGCTCTATGCTTCTGCTGGCTGGAATTCCCTCGTCTGCCTTACCGAATTTCTCTACCT ATTCTTCCCTGATAAAGCTACAACATTAGCATTAGTTATTGTTGGCGAGCTTCTTAAG GAAGTAAGAGTCAGGCCAATACCCATTGTATTTGCTGCTTTTTCTGGCGGACCGAAATCTTGCATGTACAAGGTTCTTCAG ATAATTGAAGGGAAGTGTGAAGGACAACCCTATCTG GACGAATATCGGCTGATCAGAGACTGCCTTTCTGGACATATATACGATTCTAGTCCTGTAGATTTCACCAGTGATTTTGGTACAAATTTTGCCATTCATCCCAGAGTCCTGAAAATGTCCCAACCACCAAGGGTACTTTCATGGATTGCAAGAGGTTTTGCTTCTGGCATGGATTTTCTCTTCCTAAGCCGGTTTGAAGAGCAGCGTGCTGAGTATTGGCAGACTCTGTACTCTTCAGTt AACACGGGCCCATTTCTCATCTTATGCTCGGAAGACGATGATCTTACTCCCTATCAACTTGTCTGCAACTTTGCTCAACGTCTGCAGGATCTTGGCGGAGATGTTAAACTAGTGAAATGGAACAGCTCTCCTCATGTAG GTCATTACAAGCATCATCCAGTTGATTACAAGGCAGCCGTAACTGAGTTGCTGGAAAAGGCAGCTTTAATTTACTCCCAGAGGATGCTACAACTCAACAGAGAAAGAACAAGCTTGGAAGGTGCAGGTAACAAGATATCTGAATCAGTCCGCAATTTACGTGAAGCAGCAGTGAGCTCGAATGAGAGTTTGCAGAGAGTCGCAGTTGGGCCAAGCAATCACTTCTTGCCTAGCTCGGTGGAGTATCACGAAAGCAAGAACATGGGTTCTATGCAGGACGAGCAAAAGGAAAGATTGATTCACCTCCAGACCCCACCGAGCATCAGCGCACACAGTGTCCTGGGGAAAATCCTCTTTGATGTTTGCGTTCCCAAGAACATTGAAGATTGGGACATAAGGCCGGCTGGTTCCTTGAATGGGCAGATATTCAGTTCTTCCCACAGGCATAGGCACAGTGGCCTTTTCAATCCTATAAAATGCATACGCCGCTCAAGACTGTAA